From the genome of Pseudomonadota bacterium, one region includes:
- a CDS encoding SOS response-associated peptidase: MKNVLLFIRQTGIKSRKFGNITIASGEPFAFAGLWNTWNKNKDDAEPAYKSCTIITTTASKSISELHDRMPVILSSKYHELWLNPEIQSPKDLDAILHDGMTSEIKYYPVSKQVNFAKNNNPSCVEPVTPDNFI, from the coding sequence TTGAAAAACGTTCTCCTTTTTATACGACAAACTGGAATCAAATCCCGGAAGTTTGGTAATATAACTATTGCTTCAGGTGAACCATTCGCATTTGCCGGGTTATGGAATACATGGAACAAAAATAAAGACGATGCAGAACCTGCTTACAAATCATGTACTATTATAACAACAACAGCAAGCAAATCAATTAGTGAGCTTCATGATAGAATGCCTGTTATCCTTTCATCAAAATACCATGAACTGTGGTTAAATCCCGAAATACAATCTCCAAAAGATTTGGATGCGATATTACATGATGGTATGACAAGCGAAATAAAATACTACCCGGTTTCAAAACAAGTAAACTTTGCTAAGAACAACAACCCTTCTTGTGTGGAGCCGGTAACACCGGATAATTTCATATAG
- a CDS encoding SMEK domain-containing protein: protein MTRQELLQRSSTLLGRFAHEVKVANAMGLFDINKVAEDFFIPIFAIAFNCPDLCNQNRIQMNFPAIDLGCKTSRTSIQITSDSSSSKVVETLEKFESHGLGNDFDSLYVYVITERQKSYTSQKLTEAANSLSIEFDPSSDILDFQDLAKMLGELTNEQLENINGHLEVEFKKTDATLQFRSNLDAFLAVSQQKIEDEKRTKKYIPSVFVETSETKEEMRYFANPMFFYRKIDDDLLRIDLSHFNELLCMAKIKPVADNLREINTLEAPNSLSKLRARLVQQSTALEAIQEHVSPFSWYGDSAKRFKPTDYLTGYWKVFQYNIESNGSGVFNSLERVSKKIGIAQAKIFLVTGMAGQGKTNFICDLIENQFRTFEVPTIFIPARSLNDYSGPNRILSYIKNNRFAPDVPNIHDLFTLLNNVAEECQKPFVIAIDGINEVGDLNGFVTELRVFLEALCQYDFVKIVLTCRTEFFDHKFAGVFEPQFSDHLYRVKDLRSEMSDDNKSRLLSAYLRHFQIKVSLSRHATEFLKNDLILLRIFCEINEGKNIGYVPDIYKGDIFEEYLTMKINEFPTSSRQNALRSLYKICSRMLNEENFSQISVEGFDDSELKIIERLIGEDIILRREVPSTGLASLGAENVSFTYDELRDFLLAYYTVVELSGSHLIQVKDIFEKIPEWPIYEGFFRYTYVLARKQSNDTVLAVCEASDDFRKHYLNNLSLLSADIQTTEDVERLKTILKDREAERDIPQVAWFLFRKREESDHLNIRILLDHVSGLDDEESELFFRAMFSSSSNFGDSNWRDGVSDLLNSFKDLSEDQKLGLGVPALALVLYFAPYARWDEKEATLDFFEKFQLTQEVSGAIEACKNAVSVKVQSCLKEIAEEREAQ from the coding sequence ATGACACGGCAAGAACTCCTACAACGATCAAGTACTCTTTTGGGGCGTTTTGCGCACGAGGTGAAAGTCGCAAACGCCATGGGGTTATTCGACATAAACAAGGTCGCGGAGGACTTCTTTATCCCCATCTTCGCGATAGCTTTCAACTGCCCTGATCTGTGCAACCAAAACCGCATCCAAATGAACTTCCCAGCCATTGATCTAGGATGCAAAACTAGCAGGACCTCTATCCAAATCACTTCTGACTCATCAAGCAGCAAAGTAGTTGAAACGTTGGAGAAATTTGAGTCTCACGGTCTTGGCAATGATTTTGACAGCCTCTACGTATATGTAATAACTGAGAGACAGAAATCTTACACTTCCCAAAAGTTGACAGAAGCGGCGAACAGCCTGTCAATTGAGTTCGACCCCTCGAGCGACATTCTCGATTTTCAAGACTTGGCTAAAATGCTTGGTGAGCTCACTAATGAGCAACTCGAAAACATCAATGGCCATCTCGAAGTAGAGTTCAAAAAGACAGATGCAACTCTTCAATTTCGAAGCAATTTGGACGCGTTCCTTGCCGTTAGCCAACAAAAGATAGAGGATGAGAAGCGAACCAAGAAATATATTCCCTCGGTCTTTGTGGAGACTTCAGAAACGAAAGAGGAGATGCGGTATTTCGCAAATCCTATGTTCTTCTACAGAAAAATCGATGATGATCTACTGCGAATTGACCTATCCCATTTCAATGAGCTGCTATGCATGGCTAAAATCAAACCCGTTGCAGACAATCTGCGCGAAATCAACACGTTGGAGGCTCCAAATAGCCTTTCTAAACTTCGGGCACGTCTGGTTCAACAAAGCACTGCGCTTGAAGCTATTCAAGAGCATGTTTCTCCGTTCTCTTGGTATGGTGACAGTGCTAAGCGGTTTAAACCTACCGACTACTTAACCGGCTACTGGAAAGTGTTTCAATATAACATCGAATCAAACGGAAGCGGAGTGTTCAATTCGCTTGAGAGGGTCTCCAAGAAAATTGGAATTGCACAAGCCAAGATATTTTTAGTTACTGGCATGGCGGGGCAGGGAAAAACAAACTTCATCTGCGACTTGATCGAAAATCAATTTAGGACATTTGAGGTTCCCACAATCTTCATCCCTGCTCGGTCATTGAACGATTACTCAGGTCCCAATCGAATTCTGTCGTATATCAAAAACAATCGGTTTGCTCCAGATGTCCCAAACATCCACGATCTTTTCACATTGCTTAACAATGTTGCCGAAGAGTGCCAAAAGCCGTTTGTAATAGCCATCGACGGAATAAACGAAGTTGGCGACCTTAATGGGTTTGTCACCGAGCTCCGAGTTTTCCTTGAAGCCTTGTGCCAGTATGACTTCGTAAAGATCGTATTAACCTGTCGGACCGAATTTTTTGATCATAAATTCGCAGGGGTATTCGAACCTCAATTCTCCGATCATTTGTATCGTGTGAAAGACCTTCGCAGCGAGATGTCGGACGACAACAAATCACGGCTACTAAGCGCTTACCTTCGTCATTTTCAAATTAAAGTTAGTCTTTCCAGGCATGCAACGGAGTTCTTGAAAAACGATTTAATCTTACTGCGGATTTTTTGTGAGATCAATGAAGGCAAAAATATTGGATATGTGCCAGATATTTATAAGGGTGATATATTCGAGGAATATCTGACCATGAAGATCAACGAGTTTCCGACTTCTTCAAGACAGAACGCGTTACGCTCCCTATACAAAATTTGTTCTCGAATGCTGAACGAAGAAAATTTCTCGCAGATATCCGTTGAAGGTTTTGATGACTCCGAGCTAAAAATTATTGAACGTTTGATAGGAGAGGATATCATTCTTCGGAGGGAAGTCCCGTCTACCGGGCTTGCGTCGCTGGGCGCTGAAAATGTCTCATTCACATATGACGAACTGCGAGATTTCTTGCTTGCTTACTATACCGTCGTGGAGCTGTCAGGGTCGCATCTAATACAGGTGAAAGACATTTTTGAGAAAATACCCGAATGGCCCATCTATGAAGGGTTTTTTCGGTATACCTATGTTCTGGCACGCAAACAAAGCAACGACACAGTTTTAGCCGTTTGCGAGGCTTCTGATGACTTTCGAAAGCATTATCTGAACAATCTGTCTCTTTTGTCAGCAGACATTCAAACAACCGAAGACGTGGAACGACTTAAGACTATCTTGAAAGACAGAGAAGCGGAGCGTGATATCCCGCAAGTTGCTTGGTTCCTATTCAGGAAAAGAGAGGAATCGGATCATTTAAATATTCGAATTTTGCTCGATCATGTTAGCGGCTTAGATGATGAAGAATCTGAGCTGTTCTTTAGAGCGATGTTTTCCAGTTCTTCCAATTTTGGAGACAGTAATTGGAGGGATGGGGTTAGCGATCTACTCAATAGCTTTAAGGACCTAAGCGAAGATCAAAAGCTTGGATTGGGAGTTCCGGCGTTAGCACTTGTACTGTATTTTGCACCATATGCTCGTTGGGATGAAAAGGAGGCCACGCTAGACTTCTTCGAAAAGTTTCAGCTTACGCAGGAAGTTAGCGGCGCTATTGAAGCCTGCAAAAATGCGGTATCTGTGAAAGTGCAGAGCTGCTTGAAAGAAATAGCAGAAGAGCGGGAGGCACAATGA